In Nonomuraea muscovyensis, one genomic interval encodes:
- a CDS encoding aldose 1-epimerase family protein, with the protein MPELAAAGYTAQVSPRGAALRSLRHGERDLITTWPEGGPVPNYAGTILAPWPNRIGDARYAFAGRAYELEVTEPERGHALHGLASAVTWRVERAGDDLVRLEHTLLPAPGYPFTLELRVTHRLGADGLTTTLAARNVGDTAAPYGCAPHPWLLGDELTLPASRVLLTDDRLLPRELTDVGGTPYDFRRPQPVPVEGAALDHAFTGLERGEARVGDVRVTWDPAVLPWVQVCAGAGIGYEGVAVEPMTCPPDAFNSGTDLVVLEPGGEHEASWTIGLDDQRGPTGQLARGQ; encoded by the coding sequence GTGCCCGAGCTCGCCGCCGCAGGCTACACCGCGCAGGTCAGCCCGCGTGGCGCGGCGCTGCGGTCGCTGCGGCACGGTGAGCGTGACCTCATCACGACCTGGCCCGAGGGCGGGCCGGTCCCCAACTACGCGGGGACGATCCTCGCCCCCTGGCCCAACCGGATCGGCGACGCCCGCTACGCCTTCGCCGGCCGCGCGTACGAGCTGGAGGTGACCGAGCCCGAACGCGGCCACGCGCTGCACGGCCTGGCCTCCGCCGTCACCTGGCGGGTCGAGCGGGCGGGCGACGACCTCGTGCGGCTGGAGCACACCCTGCTGCCCGCCCCCGGCTACCCGTTCACGCTGGAACTGCGGGTCACCCACCGGCTCGGCGCCGACGGCCTGACCACCACGCTCGCCGCGCGCAACGTCGGCGACACCGCGGCGCCCTACGGCTGCGCGCCGCACCCGTGGTTGCTCGGCGACGAGCTGACCCTGCCGGCGTCGCGGGTGCTGCTCACCGACGACAGGCTGCTGCCCCGCGAGCTGACCGACGTCGGCGGCACGCCGTACGACTTCCGCCGGCCGCAGCCGGTCCCCGTCGAAGGGGCGGCGCTCGACCACGCCTTCACCGGGCTGGAGCGCGGCGAGGCGCGGGTCGGCGACGTCCGCGTCACGTGGGACCCGGCCGTGCTGCCGTGGGTCCAGGTGTGCGCGGGCGCCGGCATCGGCTACGAGGGCGTGGCGGTGGAGCCGATGACGTGCCCGCCCGACGCGTTCAACTCCGGCACCGACCTGGTCGTGCTGGAGCCGGGTGGGGAGCATGAGGCGAGCTGGACGATCGGCCTGGACGATCAGCGCGGTCCGACGGGACAATTGGCGCGTGGACAGTAG
- a CDS encoding phosphotransferase family protein, with product MDSRTKRRLSPGELDGLARRALGAGVRSSAELTDGFANAVWRLTLDDGREVVLKLSPPPELEQLTYERHLLRMEAQVCELAAAAGVPVAALLAAGFDDPVLGGDYLVLGALDGVSWNTVTTTLTSGGEEALRRELGRHLARFNAVTGDVFGYPHAGITGATWREAYLAMTGALLADVERYPTPLPLPPAEIAARLAAAAPALDEVTTPHLVHFDVWAGNVFLDLTGPPRIQAIIDHERAFWGDPLADFVTPTIFAELREDDPLLAGYREVTPLELTPAARVRLDLYRAYLYLILLVENGPRQYPEAEYARLRDAATTALTEVLGRLPAGSVTGS from the coding sequence GTGGACAGTAGGACGAAACGGCGCCTGTCCCCCGGCGAGCTCGACGGGCTGGCGCGGCGGGCCCTCGGCGCGGGCGTGCGCTCCTCGGCGGAGCTGACCGACGGGTTCGCCAACGCCGTGTGGCGGCTGACCCTCGACGACGGGCGCGAGGTGGTGCTGAAGCTGTCGCCGCCGCCCGAGCTGGAGCAGCTCACCTACGAGCGCCACCTGCTGCGGATGGAGGCCCAGGTCTGCGAGCTGGCCGCGGCGGCGGGCGTGCCGGTGGCCGCGCTGCTGGCCGCCGGGTTCGACGACCCGGTGCTGGGGGGCGACTATCTCGTCCTCGGCGCGCTCGACGGGGTGTCGTGGAACACCGTGACGACCACGCTGACCTCCGGCGGCGAGGAGGCGCTCCGCCGCGAGCTGGGCCGCCACCTTGCCCGGTTCAACGCGGTGACCGGGGACGTCTTCGGATATCCGCACGCCGGCATCACCGGGGCCACCTGGCGGGAGGCCTACCTCGCCATGACCGGGGCGCTGCTGGCCGACGTCGAACGCTATCCCACACCCCTGCCGTTGCCACCCGCGGAGATCGCCGCGCGGCTCGCCGCCGCCGCGCCCGCCCTGGACGAGGTGACGACGCCGCACCTGGTGCACTTCGACGTGTGGGCGGGCAACGTCTTCCTCGACCTCACCGGCCCGCCGCGGATCCAGGCCATCATCGACCACGAGCGGGCGTTCTGGGGTGACCCGCTGGCCGACTTCGTCACCCCGACCATCTTCGCCGAGCTGCGCGAGGACGACCCGCTGCTGGCCGGCTACCGCGAGGTCACCCCGCTGGAGCTGACCCCGGCCGCCCGCGTCCGCCTCGATCTCTACCGCGCCTACCTCTACCTGATCCTGCTGGTGGAGAACGGGCCCCGGCAGTATCCGGAGGCGGAGTACGCGCGGCTGCGCGACGCGGCCACCACCGCGCTGACCGAGGTGCTGGGCCGGCTCCCGGCCGGGTCCGTAACCGGATCGTGA
- a CDS encoding class II 3-deoxy-7-phosphoheptulonate synthase, with the protein MSAQSNLDSWRALPAAQQPDWPDRGELEKVVAELGGLPPLVFAGECDQLKEQLAAVVRGEAFVLQGGDCAETFAGATADNVRNKLKTLLQMAIVLTYAGKVPVVKIGRLAGQFAKPRSKGSETRDGVELPAYRGDMVNGFDFTAESRTPDPWRLLKAYHSSAVTLNLARAFTKGGYADLRQVHAWNQDFVAESPAGRRYEQLAREIDQALAFMRACGADPEEFHTVEFYSSHEALILDYDRALTRIDSRTGLPYDVSAHMVWIGERTRQLDGAHVDFFARIRNPIGVKLGPTTTPHDALELVERLNPDNEPGRLTFITRMGAPRIRELLPSLVKEVTASGAQVAWLCDPMHGNTFEAPSGHKTRRLDDVLDEVAGFFEVHRSLGTHPGGIHIEFTGDDVTECVGGGQEIVEDDLALRYETACDPRLNRGQSLDLAFRVAELYRSV; encoded by the coding sequence GTGAGCGCACAGAGCAATCTCGATTCCTGGCGAGCCCTCCCCGCGGCGCAGCAGCCTGACTGGCCCGACCGCGGCGAGCTCGAAAAGGTCGTCGCCGAGCTCGGCGGCCTGCCCCCTCTCGTCTTCGCCGGCGAGTGCGACCAGCTCAAGGAGCAGCTGGCCGCCGTGGTCCGCGGCGAGGCGTTCGTGCTGCAAGGCGGCGACTGCGCCGAGACGTTCGCCGGGGCGACCGCCGACAACGTGCGCAACAAGCTCAAGACGCTCCTGCAGATGGCGATCGTGCTCACCTACGCGGGCAAGGTGCCGGTCGTCAAGATCGGCCGGCTCGCGGGGCAGTTCGCCAAGCCGCGGTCCAAGGGCAGCGAGACGCGCGACGGCGTGGAGCTGCCCGCCTACCGGGGCGACATGGTCAACGGCTTCGACTTCACCGCCGAGTCGCGCACGCCCGACCCGTGGCGGCTGCTGAAGGCCTACCACTCCTCGGCCGTGACGCTCAACCTGGCCAGGGCGTTCACCAAGGGCGGCTACGCCGACCTGCGCCAGGTGCACGCCTGGAACCAGGACTTCGTGGCCGAGTCGCCCGCCGGCCGCCGCTACGAGCAGCTCGCCCGCGAGATCGACCAGGCGCTGGCGTTCATGCGGGCCTGTGGCGCCGACCCCGAGGAGTTCCACACCGTCGAGTTCTACTCCTCGCACGAGGCGCTGATCCTCGACTACGACCGGGCGCTGACCCGCATCGACTCGCGGACGGGCCTGCCCTACGACGTGTCGGCGCACATGGTGTGGATCGGCGAGCGCACCCGCCAGCTCGACGGCGCCCACGTCGACTTCTTCGCCCGCATCCGCAACCCGATCGGCGTGAAGCTGGGCCCGACCACCACGCCCCACGACGCCCTGGAGCTGGTCGAGCGGCTCAACCCGGACAACGAGCCGGGCCGGCTCACGTTCATCACCCGGATGGGCGCCCCCCGCATCCGCGAGCTGCTGCCCAGCCTGGTCAAGGAGGTGACCGCGTCGGGCGCCCAGGTGGCCTGGCTGTGCGACCCGATGCACGGCAACACCTTCGAGGCGCCGAGCGGCCACAAGACGCGGCGGCTCGACGACGTGCTCGACGAGGTGGCCGGCTTCTTCGAGGTGCACCGCTCGCTCGGCACCCACCCCGGCGGCATCCACATCGAGTTCACCGGTGACGACGTGACCGAGTGCGTGGGCGGCGGTCAGGAGATCGTCGAGGACGACCTGGCGCTGCGCTACGAGACCGCCTGCGACCCGCGGCTCAACCGCGGCCAGTCGCTCGACCTGGCCTTCCGGGTCGCTGAGCTCTACCGCTCCGTCTGA
- the trxA gene encoding thioredoxin: MASIEVTETNFNDIADKGIVLLDFWAEWCGPCKMFGPIFEKASEKHDDITFGKIDTDAQQALAQGFEITSIPTLMAIRDGIVVYAQPGAIPAPALEDLIRQVRALDMDAIRAELSEEMKNAQQN, from the coding sequence GTGGCGAGCATCGAGGTAACCGAGACCAACTTCAACGACATCGCCGACAAGGGCATCGTGCTGCTCGACTTCTGGGCGGAGTGGTGCGGCCCGTGCAAGATGTTCGGCCCGATCTTCGAGAAGGCGTCCGAGAAGCACGACGACATCACGTTCGGCAAGATCGACACTGATGCGCAGCAGGCTCTCGCGCAGGGCTTCGAGATCACCTCGATCCCGACGCTGATGGCGATCCGTGACGGCATCGTCGTCTACGCCCAGCCGGGCGCCATCCCCGCGCCGGCGCTGGAGGACCTCATCCGGCAGGTTCGCGCCCTCGACATGGACGCCATCCGGGCGGAGCTCAGCGAGGAGATGAAGAACGCCCAGCAGAACTGA
- a CDS encoding arylsulfatase, whose amino-acid sequence MSRTPEEWRRNLPIPDVARPGFTALDIRDQDPAFDRKQPLRPPANAPNVLIVLVDDMGFGASSAFGGPCGMPTAERLAAQGLKYTRFHTTALCSPTRQALLTGRNHHSVGMGLVTEMATAAPGYNGIRPNSAATMAHILKYNGYGTAAFGKMHQTPPWETSLSGPFDRWPVGDGFEKFYGFLGGETNQWEPTLLDGTTPVLPPRRPEEGYHLSEDLVDQTISWIQAQRALSPDKPFFAYLSFGATHAPHHVAPEWREPYRGRFDDGWDAQRERTLAQQKQLGVVPTEAELAPWPEEVPHWDRLTDRQKQVGAALMENYAGFAAHTDHQVGRLVDALTDMGVLEDTLIFYMLGDNGASAEGGLDGTTNELFTLNGMVDTVDDIMAGLAALGGPESYPHYPVGWALAMDTPFQWTKQIASHYGGTRNGLIVQWLGGIPRRGEVRHQWHHVIDVLPTVLEITGLPEPYSVDGVAQRPVEGVSMLYSFADADAPERHTTQYFEMFGNRGIYHQGWTAVTRHRIPWETGAQGMRSFDEDVWELYDTSADWSQAHDLAREHPDRLARLKEQFLVEAAKYQVFPLDDRGFERANPEIAGRPDVLAGRTSMTLHAGMRHLQENTVPNVKNKSHTVTAEIEVPGGGADGVIVAQGGRFGGWSLYLHEGRPVYCYNYFGKQYVYVRAPEVLAPGPHTVRFEFAYDGGGMGKGGSGLLAVDGAKVAEARIEATVPFAFSADETLDVGTDSASPVSADYGSTGNSFTGAIRYVRIDIGDDDHSDLESAEHRHHRIMTRQ is encoded by the coding sequence ATGAGTCGCACGCCCGAAGAGTGGCGCAGGAACCTTCCCATTCCCGATGTCGCCCGGCCGGGCTTCACCGCGCTGGACATCAGAGACCAGGATCCCGCCTTCGACAGGAAGCAGCCGTTGCGCCCTCCGGCGAACGCCCCGAACGTGCTCATCGTGCTGGTCGACGACATGGGATTCGGCGCGTCGTCCGCCTTCGGCGGGCCGTGCGGGATGCCCACGGCCGAGCGGTTGGCCGCACAGGGGCTGAAGTACACCCGCTTCCACACCACGGCGCTGTGCTCCCCGACCAGGCAGGCGCTGCTGACGGGGCGCAACCACCACTCGGTCGGCATGGGCCTGGTCACCGAGATGGCGACCGCCGCTCCCGGCTACAACGGCATCCGTCCCAACAGCGCCGCGACGATGGCCCACATCCTCAAGTACAACGGGTACGGCACGGCCGCGTTCGGCAAGATGCACCAGACGCCCCCCTGGGAGACCAGCCTGTCGGGGCCGTTCGACCGCTGGCCGGTCGGCGACGGGTTCGAGAAGTTCTACGGCTTCCTCGGCGGTGAGACCAACCAGTGGGAGCCGACCCTGCTCGACGGCACCACGCCGGTGCTGCCTCCACGCAGGCCCGAGGAGGGCTACCACCTGTCGGAGGACCTCGTCGACCAGACGATCTCCTGGATACAGGCCCAGCGGGCGCTCAGCCCCGACAAGCCGTTCTTCGCCTACCTGTCCTTCGGCGCGACGCACGCGCCGCACCACGTGGCGCCCGAATGGCGCGAGCCGTACAGGGGGCGCTTCGACGACGGCTGGGACGCGCAGCGGGAGCGGACGCTCGCCCAGCAGAAACAGCTGGGCGTCGTCCCGACGGAGGCGGAACTGGCGCCGTGGCCCGAGGAGGTCCCGCACTGGGACCGGCTCACCGACCGGCAGAAGCAGGTCGGAGCGGCGCTGATGGAGAACTACGCGGGCTTCGCCGCCCACACCGACCACCAGGTCGGCAGGCTCGTGGACGCGCTGACCGACATGGGCGTCCTGGAGGACACCCTCATCTTCTACATGCTCGGCGACAACGGTGCCTCCGCCGAAGGCGGGCTGGACGGCACCACCAACGAACTGTTCACCCTCAACGGGATGGTCGACACCGTCGACGACATCATGGCAGGGCTCGCCGCGCTCGGCGGGCCCGAGTCGTACCCGCACTACCCGGTGGGCTGGGCTCTGGCCATGGACACGCCCTTCCAGTGGACCAAGCAGATCGCCTCCCACTACGGCGGCACCCGAAACGGCCTGATCGTGCAGTGGCTCGGCGGCATCCCGCGTAGGGGCGAGGTCCGGCACCAGTGGCACCACGTGATCGACGTCCTGCCGACGGTCCTGGAGATCACCGGGCTGCCCGAGCCCTACTCCGTGGACGGTGTCGCGCAGCGGCCCGTCGAGGGCGTCAGCATGCTTTACAGCTTCGCCGACGCCGACGCGCCCGAGCGGCACACCACCCAGTACTTCGAGATGTTCGGCAACCGCGGCATCTACCACCAGGGCTGGACCGCGGTGACCCGCCACCGCATCCCGTGGGAGACGGGGGCGCAGGGGATGCGCTCCTTCGACGAGGACGTCTGGGAGCTGTACGACACCTCCGCCGACTGGAGTCAGGCCCACGACCTGGCACGGGAGCATCCGGACAGGTTGGCCAGGCTGAAGGAGCAATTCCTCGTCGAGGCCGCCAAGTACCAGGTGTTCCCGCTGGACGACCGCGGCTTCGAGCGGGCCAATCCAGAGATCGCCGGTCGCCCCGACGTCCTGGCAGGCCGTACGTCGATGACGCTCCACGCCGGCATGAGGCACCTGCAGGAGAACACCGTTCCCAATGTCAAGAACAAGTCGCACACGGTCACCGCGGAGATCGAGGTACCCGGCGGCGGCGCCGACGGCGTGATCGTGGCGCAGGGCGGCCGGTTCGGCGGCTGGTCGCTCTACCTGCACGAGGGCCGGCCCGTCTACTGCTACAACTACTTCGGCAAGCAGTACGTCTACGTGCGGGCGCCCGAGGTCCTGGCTCCCGGGCCGCACACCGTCCGCTTCGAGTTCGCCTACGACGGAGGCGGCATGGGCAAGGGCGGCAGCGGCCTGCTCGCCGTGGACGGAGCCAAGGTCGCCGAGGCGCGCATCGAGGCGACGGTCCCCTTCGCATTCTCGGCAGACGAGACGCTCGACGTCGGCACCGACTCGGCCTCTCCGGTGAGCGCCGACTACGGAAGCACCGGCAACTCCTTCACCGGAGCGATCCGTTACGTGCGCATCGACATCGGCGACGACGACCACAGCGATCTGGAGAGTGCCGAGCACCGGCATCACCGGATCATGACCCGGCAGTAG